One stretch of Harmonia axyridis chromosome 1, icHarAxyr1.1, whole genome shotgun sequence DNA includes these proteins:
- the LOC123671072 gene encoding nuclear export mediator factor NEMF homolog isoform X1 codes for MKTRFNTFDILCVVGELQQYVGMRVNNVYDIDNKTFLIKLQRTEEKAVILLESGIRIHSTAFEWPKNMAPSGFSMKMRKHIRNKRLESLTQLGVDRIIDLQFGSGEAAYHVILELYDRGNLILTDHELKILYILRPHTEGESVRFFVKEIYPQNRGRESKLITREDLTSILEGSKPGDQLKKALVSKLEYGPALIEHVLIGKGFNNNCKIGKTFNITTDFEQLFEALIEADDIFRKAKEVKSKGYIIQKKEDKVSTKGDTQAEYFLSNQEFHPVLFRQHENSPYKEFDCFNNAIDEFFSSMESQKIELKALHQEKEALKKLENVKKDHQQRLVALEKTQEIDKQKAELITRNQEIVEKAILAVQSALANQLPWDAINDLVKEAASQGDPIAQTIKELKLQTNHITLYLTDPYDSEEASNESDEEAENNKIKSMAVDVDLALSAFANATRYYNQKRHAAKKQEKTIKSQTVALKSAEKKTKQTLKEVETITNIQKARKVYWFEKFFWFISSENYLVIAGRDQQQNELLVKRYLKPTDLYVHADVHGASSVVIKNPTSQPVPPKTLNEAGTMAICYSVAWEAKVVTNAYWVWGDQVSKTAPTGEYLTTGSFMVRGKKNFLPPSHLILGLSFLFRLEDSFVEKHLGERKVLTEGAEYDMPDQNMEHKDDVEIDIPDEDDAEDDKEKDEESAEINVEKLETLKEEVNEADSSDSEENDIKYPDTHLRIEHKTDTAMNIIPQSTTPKEDDTLKLLANMKPFAAAKNRGNNKQKNKQATENNNHKNNEENNANKQQMKRGQRSKLKKIKEKYKDQDDEERQLRMEILQSSGANKENKKNKKSKDTNQNATKKVQPHFSRAPKVNNKEDDGGDEEEVLVQVDVDMINALTGIPSTEDELLFAVPVVAPYSTLTNYKFKVKITPGTGKKGKAAKTAVAIFMKDRAITQREKDLLKAVKDDQLARNFPGKVKLSAPKLQALKK; via the exons atgaaaaccagATTTAATACATTCGACATCCTTTGCGTAGTTGGAGAGCTCCAACA ATACGTTGGGATGCGAGTGAATAATGTATACGATATtgataataaaacatttttgatcaaattgcaAAGAACAGAAGAAAAAGCTGTAATACTTCTGGAGTCTGGTATTAGAATTCATTCAACAGCTTTCGAATGGCCTAAAAATATGGCCCCCTCAGGATTCAGCATGAAG ATGAGGAAACATATACGAAATAAACGACTTGAAAGTTTAACTCAACTTGGAGTAGACAGAATAATTGATTTACAATTTGGTAGTGGTGAAGCTGCCTATCATGTGATATTAGAACTTTATGATAGAGGAAATTTGATATTAACTGATCatgagttgaaaattttatatattctgaGACCTCATACTGAAGGTGAAAGTGTAAGATTTTTTGTTAAAGAGATTTATCCTCAAAATAGAGGAAGAGAATCTAAATTAATAACCAGAGAGGATTTAACAAGTATTTTAGAGGGGAGTAAACCTGGTGATCAACTCAAAAAAGCTTTAGTTTCTAAGTTGG AGTATGGACCTGCACTAATTGAACATGTTCTTATTGGAAAAGGTTTTAATAATAATTGTAAAATTGGAAAAACCTTCAATATAACTACAGATTTTGAGCAATTGTTTGAAGCATTAATTGAAgcagatgatattttcagaaaagCAAAAGAAGTTAAAAGCAAG GGATACATTATTCAAAAGAAAGAGGATAAAGTTTCAACAAAAGGAGATACTCAAGCCGAATATTTTTTATCCAATCAAGAGTTTCATCCTGTTTTGTTTAGACAGCATGAGAACTCGCCTTATAAAGAATTTGACTGTTTCAACAATGCCATCGATGAGTTTTTCTCATCTATGGAGAGTCAGAAAATCGAATTGAAAGCTTTGCACCAAGAGAAGGAAGCACTGAAAAAACTTGAGAATGTCAAGAAAGATCACCAACAAAGATTAGTAGCCTTAGAAAAAACCCAGGAAATTGATAAACAAAAAGCTGAACTAATTACTAGAAATcaagaaattgttgaaaaagcCATATTGGCTGTTCAAAGTGCTTTAGCTAATCAG CTTCCATGGGATGCAATAAATGATTTGGTTAAAGAGGCAGCTTCTCAGGGGGATCCAATTGCACAAACAATAAAAGAACTAAAACTCCAAACAAACCATATAACATTGTATCTAACAGATCCTTATGATTCTGAAGAAGCAAGTAATGAGAGTGATGAAGAagcggaaaataataaaatcaaatctaTGGCTGTCGATGTTGATTTGGCATTATCAGCTTTTGCAAATGCCACAAGATATTACAATCAGAAAAGGCATGCAGCTAAAAAACAAGAGAAAACTATCAAATCGCAGACGGTTGCCTTAAAATCTGCAGAAAAGAAGACAAAACAGACCCTGAAAGAG GTTGAAACTATAACCAATATCCAGAAGGCAAGAAAAGTCTACTGGTTTGAAAAATTCTTTTGGTTTATAAGTTCAGAAAATTATCTTGTCATTGCTGGAAGGGACCAGCAACAAAATGAACTATTAGTTAAAAG ATACTTGAAACCTACCGATTTATATGTGCATGCAGATGTACATGGTGCTAGCAGTGTAGTTATAAAAAATCCAACTAGTCAGCCTGTACCACCTAAGACTTTAAATGAGGCTGGCACAATGGCAATATGTTATAG tgttgCCTGGGAGGCTAAAGTTGTTACCAATGCTTATTGGGTATGGGGTGATCAAGTCAGCAAGACAGCCCCTACAGGAGAATATTTAACTACTGGCAGTTTCATGGTTaggggaaaaaaaaattttcttcctcCGTCTCATTTGATTTTGGGACTCAGTTTCTTGTTTAGACTAGAAGATAGCTTTGTAGAAAAGCATTTAGGCGAAAGGAAAGTTTTGACTGAAGGGGCAGAATATGATATGCCTGATCAAAATATGGAACATAAGGATGATGTTGAAATCGACATTCCTGATGAAGACGATG cagaggatgataaagaaaaagacgaaGAGAGTGCAGAGATAAACGTTGAAAAATTGGAGACTCTAAAAGAGGAAGTGAATGAAGCAGATTCATCTGACTCTGAGGAGAATGATATAAAATATCCTGATACACATCTAAGGATTGAGCATAAAACAGATACAGC AATGAATATAATTCCACAATCAACCACTCCAAAAGAAGATGACACATTGAAATTATTAGCTAACATGAAACCTTTTGCTGCTGCCAAAAATCGAGGAAATAATaagcaaaaaaataaacaagctACAGAGAATAATAATCATA aaaacaatgaagaaaataatgccAATAAACAACAGATGAAAAGAGGCCAAAGAagtaaattgaagaaaataaaggaaaaatataAAGATCAAGACGATGAAGAAAGACAATTACGTATGGAAATTTTACAA TCTTCAGGTgctaataaagaaaataaaaagaataagaaaagtAAAGATACAAATCAAAATGCAACGAAAAAAGTTCAACCACACTTTTCAAGAGCACCAAAAGTAAATAATAAGGAAGATGATGGTGGTGATGAAGAAGAGGTTCTTGTACAAGTGGATGTGGATATGATAAATGCTTTAACCGGAATTCCATCTACTGAAGATGAACTTCTGTTTGCTGTTCCTGTTGTTGCCCCTTACAGCACGTTAACTAATTACAA GTTCAAAGTTAAAATCACACCTGGTACAGGTAAAAAAGGAAAGGCAGCTAAAACTGCTGTTGCTATTTTTATGAAAGATAGAGCCATTACTCAACGAGAAAAAGATTTATTAAAAGCTGTTAAAGATGATCAGCTTGCCAGAAACTTCCCTGGAAAAGTGAAATTGTCGGCCCCCAAACTTCAAGCTTTGAAGAAATAg
- the LOC123671072 gene encoding nuclear export mediator factor NEMF homolog isoform X2 — protein MKTRFNTFDILCVVGELQQYVGMRVNNVYDIDNKTFLIKLQRTEEKAVILLESGIRIHSTAFEWPKNMAPSGFSMKMRKHIRNKRLESLTQLGVDRIIDLQFGSGEAAYHVILELYDRGNLILTDHELKILYILRPHTEGESVRFFVKEIYPQNRGRESKLITREDLTSILEGSKPGDQLKKALVSKLEYGPALIEHVLIGKGFNNNCKIGKTFNITTDFEQLFEALIEADDIFRKAKEVKSKGYIIQKKEDKVSTKGDTQAEYFLSNQEFHPVLFRQHENSPYKEFDCFNNAIDEFFSSMESQKIELKALHQEKEALKKLENVKKDHQQRLVALEKTQEIDKQKAELITRNQEIVEKAILAVQSALANQLPWDAINDLVKEAASQGDPIAQTIKELKLQTNHITLYLTDPYDSEEASNESDEEAENNKIKSMAVDVDLALSAFANATRYYNQKRHAAKKQEKTIKSQTVALKSAEKKTKQTLKEVETITNIQKARKVYWFEKFFWFISSENYLVIAGRDQQQNELLVKRYLKPTDLYVHADVHGASSVVIKNPTSQPVPPKTLNEAGTMAICYSVAWEAKVVTNAYWVWGDQVSKTAPTGEYLTTGSFMVRGKKNFLPPSHLILGLSFLFRLEDSFVEKHLGERKVLTEGAEYDMPDQNMEHKDDVEIDIPDEDDEDDKEKDEESAEINVEKLETLKEEVNEADSSDSEENDIKYPDTHLRIEHKTDTAMNIIPQSTTPKEDDTLKLLANMKPFAAAKNRGNNKQKNKQATENNNHKNNEENNANKQQMKRGQRSKLKKIKEKYKDQDDEERQLRMEILQSSGANKENKKNKKSKDTNQNATKKVQPHFSRAPKVNNKEDDGGDEEEVLVQVDVDMINALTGIPSTEDELLFAVPVVAPYSTLTNYKFKVKITPGTGKKGKAAKTAVAIFMKDRAITQREKDLLKAVKDDQLARNFPGKVKLSAPKLQALKK, from the exons atgaaaaccagATTTAATACATTCGACATCCTTTGCGTAGTTGGAGAGCTCCAACA ATACGTTGGGATGCGAGTGAATAATGTATACGATATtgataataaaacatttttgatcaaattgcaAAGAACAGAAGAAAAAGCTGTAATACTTCTGGAGTCTGGTATTAGAATTCATTCAACAGCTTTCGAATGGCCTAAAAATATGGCCCCCTCAGGATTCAGCATGAAG ATGAGGAAACATATACGAAATAAACGACTTGAAAGTTTAACTCAACTTGGAGTAGACAGAATAATTGATTTACAATTTGGTAGTGGTGAAGCTGCCTATCATGTGATATTAGAACTTTATGATAGAGGAAATTTGATATTAACTGATCatgagttgaaaattttatatattctgaGACCTCATACTGAAGGTGAAAGTGTAAGATTTTTTGTTAAAGAGATTTATCCTCAAAATAGAGGAAGAGAATCTAAATTAATAACCAGAGAGGATTTAACAAGTATTTTAGAGGGGAGTAAACCTGGTGATCAACTCAAAAAAGCTTTAGTTTCTAAGTTGG AGTATGGACCTGCACTAATTGAACATGTTCTTATTGGAAAAGGTTTTAATAATAATTGTAAAATTGGAAAAACCTTCAATATAACTACAGATTTTGAGCAATTGTTTGAAGCATTAATTGAAgcagatgatattttcagaaaagCAAAAGAAGTTAAAAGCAAG GGATACATTATTCAAAAGAAAGAGGATAAAGTTTCAACAAAAGGAGATACTCAAGCCGAATATTTTTTATCCAATCAAGAGTTTCATCCTGTTTTGTTTAGACAGCATGAGAACTCGCCTTATAAAGAATTTGACTGTTTCAACAATGCCATCGATGAGTTTTTCTCATCTATGGAGAGTCAGAAAATCGAATTGAAAGCTTTGCACCAAGAGAAGGAAGCACTGAAAAAACTTGAGAATGTCAAGAAAGATCACCAACAAAGATTAGTAGCCTTAGAAAAAACCCAGGAAATTGATAAACAAAAAGCTGAACTAATTACTAGAAATcaagaaattgttgaaaaagcCATATTGGCTGTTCAAAGTGCTTTAGCTAATCAG CTTCCATGGGATGCAATAAATGATTTGGTTAAAGAGGCAGCTTCTCAGGGGGATCCAATTGCACAAACAATAAAAGAACTAAAACTCCAAACAAACCATATAACATTGTATCTAACAGATCCTTATGATTCTGAAGAAGCAAGTAATGAGAGTGATGAAGAagcggaaaataataaaatcaaatctaTGGCTGTCGATGTTGATTTGGCATTATCAGCTTTTGCAAATGCCACAAGATATTACAATCAGAAAAGGCATGCAGCTAAAAAACAAGAGAAAACTATCAAATCGCAGACGGTTGCCTTAAAATCTGCAGAAAAGAAGACAAAACAGACCCTGAAAGAG GTTGAAACTATAACCAATATCCAGAAGGCAAGAAAAGTCTACTGGTTTGAAAAATTCTTTTGGTTTATAAGTTCAGAAAATTATCTTGTCATTGCTGGAAGGGACCAGCAACAAAATGAACTATTAGTTAAAAG ATACTTGAAACCTACCGATTTATATGTGCATGCAGATGTACATGGTGCTAGCAGTGTAGTTATAAAAAATCCAACTAGTCAGCCTGTACCACCTAAGACTTTAAATGAGGCTGGCACAATGGCAATATGTTATAG tgttgCCTGGGAGGCTAAAGTTGTTACCAATGCTTATTGGGTATGGGGTGATCAAGTCAGCAAGACAGCCCCTACAGGAGAATATTTAACTACTGGCAGTTTCATGGTTaggggaaaaaaaaattttcttcctcCGTCTCATTTGATTTTGGGACTCAGTTTCTTGTTTAGACTAGAAGATAGCTTTGTAGAAAAGCATTTAGGCGAAAGGAAAGTTTTGACTGAAGGGGCAGAATATGATATGCCTGATCAAAATATGGAACATAAGGATGATGTTGAAATCGACATTCCTGATGAAGACGATG aggatgataaagaaaaagacgaaGAGAGTGCAGAGATAAACGTTGAAAAATTGGAGACTCTAAAAGAGGAAGTGAATGAAGCAGATTCATCTGACTCTGAGGAGAATGATATAAAATATCCTGATACACATCTAAGGATTGAGCATAAAACAGATACAGC AATGAATATAATTCCACAATCAACCACTCCAAAAGAAGATGACACATTGAAATTATTAGCTAACATGAAACCTTTTGCTGCTGCCAAAAATCGAGGAAATAATaagcaaaaaaataaacaagctACAGAGAATAATAATCATA aaaacaatgaagaaaataatgccAATAAACAACAGATGAAAAGAGGCCAAAGAagtaaattgaagaaaataaaggaaaaatataAAGATCAAGACGATGAAGAAAGACAATTACGTATGGAAATTTTACAA TCTTCAGGTgctaataaagaaaataaaaagaataagaaaagtAAAGATACAAATCAAAATGCAACGAAAAAAGTTCAACCACACTTTTCAAGAGCACCAAAAGTAAATAATAAGGAAGATGATGGTGGTGATGAAGAAGAGGTTCTTGTACAAGTGGATGTGGATATGATAAATGCTTTAACCGGAATTCCATCTACTGAAGATGAACTTCTGTTTGCTGTTCCTGTTGTTGCCCCTTACAGCACGTTAACTAATTACAA GTTCAAAGTTAAAATCACACCTGGTACAGGTAAAAAAGGAAAGGCAGCTAAAACTGCTGTTGCTATTTTTATGAAAGATAGAGCCATTACTCAACGAGAAAAAGATTTATTAAAAGCTGTTAAAGATGATCAGCTTGCCAGAAACTTCCCTGGAAAAGTGAAATTGTCGGCCCCCAAACTTCAAGCTTTGAAGAAATAg